Part of the Nicotiana sylvestris chromosome 2, ASM39365v2, whole genome shotgun sequence genome, tgaagaatacgtagtacacacaggaataaagtgcgcggacttggtcagccgatccacaatcacccaaatagcatcgaacttcttcatagtccgtgggagcccaactacaaagtccatggtgatccgctcccacttccactctagaatatccatctgctgaagcaaaccactcggcctctaatgctcatatttcacctgctgacaattgagataccgTGCTACGAAtaccacaatgtccttcttcattctcctccaccaataatgctgtctcagattttgatacatctttgcagcgCCCGGAtcaatggaataccgcgagctatgggcctcctctagaatcaactcccgaagcccatctatattgggcacgcatatccgaccctacatcctcaatacccatcatcaccaatagtcacatatttggcatcatcgtgctgaactctgtccttaaggaccaGCAAATAAGGGtaatcatactggcgctctttgaggcgatcaaataaggaagaccgagaaatcacacaagccaatacccgactgggctccgaaatatctaacctcacgaactggttggccaaggcctgaaaatcaactgcaagaggtctctccccaactagaatatacgccaaactccccatactcatcgccttcctactcaaggcatcggccaccacattagccttccctagatggtacaaaatagtgatatcatagtcctttagcagctccaaccatctccgcttcctcaaattgagatccttctgcttgaacaagtgctggaggctacaatgatcagtaaacacctcacaagacacaccatacaaataatgcctccaaatcttcaatgcatgaacaatggtagccaactccaaatcatgaacggggtagttcttctcatggggcttcaactgacgagaaacataagcaataactctacctccctacatcaatacacacccaataccaactctcgaagcatcacaatacacggtatatgaacctgaagctgatggcaaaactaacactggagttgtggtaaaggcagtcttgagcttttgaaagctctccttacactcatctgaccacatgaatggagcacctttttgagttaacttggtcaagggcgatgcgatagatgaaaattcctgaataaaccgacggtaataacccgccaaaccaagaaaactgcgaatctctgtggctaaggatggtttgggccaactctgaaccgcctctatcttcttcggatcaacctgaatacccttgctagacaccacgtgccccaagaatgccactaaactgagctaaaactcacacaaagaactttgcataaagattctcctccctcaatctctgcaacacaactctcaaatgctctgcgtgctcctcctgactacgtgaatacaccagaatatcatcaatgaaaactatgacaaacgagtcgagataaggccgaaacacgttgttcatcaaatgcatgaacgctgctggggcattggtcagcccaaaagacatcaccaggaactcataatgaccatatcgggtcctgaaagccgtcttaagaatattcgagtccctgatctttagcTGGTGATACCctaaacgaagatcaatcttggagaacgcTCTCTCTCCCTGAacctggtcaaacaaatcattgatacgaggcaaaggatacttgttcttgattgttgcTTTGTTCAACtacttgtaatcaatgcacatcctcatcgtgtcatccttcttcttcacgaatagaacaggcgcaccccaaggcgacacactaggccaaataaacctcttatcaatgagttcctgaagctactcctttaactccttcaactcctctggcaccatacgatacagtggaatagaaatgggcagaGTGCTCggtaccagatcaataccaaaatcaatatccctatccggtggcatgcccggcatagccaatgtcactgtcttagcatgacagtccaaaatagcatgatacagagatagccaatccatgcccaatatcacatcaaagtccaccatacaaagcaatataggtccactcgggtctcccgacccctaatagtcaccatacatgaccggtacacacggtccataATAATAGTATCACACACcaaagtagatacacgaacaaatgaaacaagagactctcAGGGcttatccaaataatgagcaaaatatgatgacacatatgaaaaagtggaatggggatcaaataacacagaggcatctctgtggcagtctgagacaatacctataattACACCATTTGAAGCAATATCATCgagtctagctggaagtgcatagaaatgagtctgaccaccacctgatcaacctccccctctagggcgatccCTAGCTAattaacctccacccctagctagctagCTGggtggtggtggtgaagtaactggcgttgAAGCCGACGGCTGACTCCTCTgatgagatgaacccccaagatgacgaggacactgcctccatatatggcccaactctccacactcataacaactccttgGTGATGGAGACAGGGACTGAAGGGAAtccctagcaccagaatgactagcagatgcacctggcataaaaaaaccctgaattgatggagcacaggacgaactctgggctggaagggcactgagtgatgaatggccctgagaagaactgtgagaactatgacaccccacgataacctgggcgagctgactaagcatgtctgaatggacggcctctaccgtgctaaaattgacctctcgaaggagcaccaccataactaccagatccttgaggcctcttgtcctctctctcatctcgctcctggcaacgAACTGAGTCAATCTCACGagaaatgtcaacaacctcctcaaaagtagcaccagacaccttctccctggtcatgagaatctgaagctgatatgtgaggccatcaacgaacctcctaatcctatctctctccgtaggaaccaaccaaacaacatgacgagctaactctgagaacctcatctcatactgcgtcacagtcatatctccctgacgcaaccactcgaactgcctgcacagctcctctctgcgagactatggcacatacttctccaaaaagagaatggagaactgctgccaggtaaggggtgctgcaccaataggcctacacctctcataagcctcccaccaagtgaaggaagctccaaaaaactgaaaagtagtgaaagcaaccccgctggtctccagaatacccaatgtgcgaagaatcctctgacacttgtttaagaaaccctaggcatcctcgccctttgtACCATTGAAAGTCGGAgactaaagtctaccaaacctctccaacttgcgctgctcgtcctctagcatagCAGGAGCTACATAGCCCTAAACAACTAcaatcggctgggctggaggtgcccctatTGTTTGAAGTCCCTGCCCGACCTGCTCGGGTGTGCGAGcgacgggagtctgagtgcctcccccagcctgaaaagtagttgtggctgtagtaactgagacttcCTGAGCTAAGCCAGTGCATactaatagaatctgagccaaggcctcctgaagacctagaatcacaatgggcatagctggtgcctgagctggtgctactggagcgtccacaactgagACCTGTTCATGAACTAGGgcggttggtggatctgcagaagctgccctagctgctatgcaggctacacccctgcccctaccacgacctcaaccacgtcctcggcctctagtggctcCAGATGGTGGTACTTGCGGTCGTCCATCTTGAccggtagtgcgtgtcctcacaATCTGTTAAAGAATAGaacaatagaagtttagtactcggatcaacagatttgcacgacaagaatttcaataatatgaagttttcctaaaggttctgcagcctccagaggataaatacagacgtctccgtaccgatccgtgagactctactaaacctgctcatgactcgtgagacctatgtaacctaggctctgataccaacttgtcacgatcccaaaccagacccggtcgtgatggcgcctctcgtgaaacaaggccagctgacacaaaccCTCAAACCATTTAAGATAATTATAATAATTGATTTTAAGTCATAAATAAACTATAAATTCCAAAATAAAGAGTGAAAtcaacacaacccgacatcgtggtgtcaccagtcatgagcatttaAACATCCGTCTTAAAGTATGAAAgactacacagtctagtacaaagCTAGTATAAGGAAAGTAAAGATAAGAAGGAGAAGTACTAGGCttcgaacgccgagcagctacctagtcaactctgaACAGCCTGTAGGAaagcaatcagccctcgctagcgtGACTCgagactcctgaatctgcacacatggtgcagagagtaatgtgagtacaccaactcagtaagtaataaaagtaaaggcagttgagcgataagaaaacacataaaacactacaaaatgctacaaagaggtaGTATAAAACCACAACAATGCAACAAAATAGTAAAGACTCgtagaaacaccttagttcagtaaaaacctctttaaaacatcttttagtagtttaaacgagtgaatgaaaaacaaggagaaaagatagatacataaaatcagcccctcgggcaaaataccaacagaatcagcccctcgggccatctcacaatcactcgtatcatcccctcgggcaataacataatCAAGACCATCCCCTCGGGATTTATCActtctcacactgggtacccacgctcactaggggtgtacaaactctgggaggggccccttacggcctaagcgcaataacaagccatctcctggcataatcaaacaggctcttgacctcatatcaagccacctcgtggcgtaacaactcaggacctcggcctcataatgaTGAATCAGTACAATACTACTacgacgcgcaacccgatcccataataacttcacaatacaggccctcggcctcactcagttagaaatctctcaaagccactcgggcacaataaaatatgatgctcagcccaaaatatcattttatgcatcaaaatggatatcatttaagatgtcaaaatagagtaagtatggctgagttatgaaaatagtagaatacagcacgactgagtacagatatgaagtcaaaatagtgaggaatagtagtaaaaatcccctaagggtccaaaataattggcatgaggcccaaatttggcattcagcccaaaacacattggatgatagaaaacaattttcaatcaaatttgCGGTTAAAcaatcatacgggacggactaagtcacaatccccaatggtgcacgaccccacgctcgtcgtctagcatgtgcgtcacctcaaagtagcacaacgatgtgaaatccggggtttcatacccttaggaaaacatttacaatcattacttacctttatccggtccaaactctagcctgcgatgccattgcctctcgactcggcctccggatgctccaaatctaaccaaaatcaatatataatcatcaaaatatgctaagggaacaatgctcactcgaaaataatcaaattacaacactgatacgctcaaattacactttaattaaatagtgtaaggcagtcggtgtcaaatataataacccaacaaggttggggtcgaatcccacggGGAATAGGAGTGAAAAGATTACTCGAGTAGTGTGTTACTTGACTTAAGTCATAATTCTATTCGGTTaattgtaacaagagtatgatatGATTGTGATTTGGATAAATAACTAATTGTAAcgttgagaatgtaaataatttgattaagaaaaccaaggttGGGTCCCTTTCAATGgaatgtaatgctatcggtgttaatatgatatatttctaatggaaggttctttagatatgcaaatgatttctaaatgactacccaatattttcaaATAGTTGGGTAATAttttctctttatgatttttccaaatataaaagagttgcaattaagaacaatcaatatatgcca contains:
- the LOC138885753 gene encoding serine/arginine-rich splicing factor RSZ22-like, which translates into the protein MTREKVSGATFEEVVDISREIDSVRCQERDEREDKRPQGSGASASHSGARDSLQSLSPSPRSCYECGELGHIWRQCPRHLGGSSHQRSQPSASTPVTSPPPPS